In Salvelinus sp. IW2-2015 unplaced genomic scaffold, ASM291031v2 Un_scaffold659, whole genome shotgun sequence, the sequence TGACCTTCCTCTAGTCTAAGTACGTTTGATATCCACCATGATCTCAGGTGCACTTCCAACTGTAGGTGTTCCCAACAAATCTGCAGTGACACCACCAAACCTGCGGTGGCGCTGTGGGTTGCAAGCATCTAGCTTCCCTACAGGAAGTAAGTGAGAGGGCATCTAGCGAGTGGACCGTAGGTCACGGATACGCTGGCGTAGATGGGCCATAAACTCAAACATGGTGGCAGCCAGACTCTGGTGGATAAGGTAGCGGGGCAGTCGACCCTGAGACAAAACAAGATCAGACATGAAAGGTATACTGCTTCTCCAGCCCACTGACAATACCTCACagcaacaagcacacacaaaccaTCCTCAACAGTCTGTTCTTACCTTGAGGTCTGTGTTGAGCACCCAGATAAAGGTACAAACCGAGGGGTTACTGCTGGACTTCAGGACCACAAACCCTCCTGGACCATTCTCACCtctagggaagagaagagagagagagggacggatggtagggaggagaagagagagttagaggagagggatggtAGTATCACATGTCGGCTAATTAACTAGCATGAATGGTCTGGTTGACGCGATCTGCTTTCAGTATTGTTCCCAGTGAAACGAGGCTGTCTAGAGGCGAGGCCAGACCTGACATAGCGACTGTGCGGCGGCTTGGCGTCATGGTCGGTTGCCATGCCAGCGGAGACGTAGCAGTCTCGTTTGCGTTCCACCCGCCTCACATTCACAAAGTCCCTGAGGGATACAAGGACATGAATTACTGTTACATTCAAAACATGGACAAAACGAGGGTTGGAACCCTATataatgtactacttttgaccagagtcctatgcgGGCCCCGGTCcaaattagtgcactacatagggaaccgGATGACTCCATATTCGAGGTAgtccatgttgtgttgtgttacctGGCAGACACTACCCCCCCTGCTGCTCCGGAAGCGATATCGTACGACACCAGGGTGTTGTCATCCACCCTCTGGAGGATCTAAAGGAACAAATGGAGAGCAATGTCAGCCTTTGGCATCGTATGGGCCACAACAACTTATCTGAATCATAACAAAACAGTTTTCGCAGTAGGTTCACTGTACTCGGTTAAGCCTGTTTGTCTGATGACTGGTcatgagaaaaagaggagagaggatagtgcAGGTTACCTGGCAGCCAGAAACGGTTCTGTTCCACTGGGCCATCTTCTCTGGCTGTAAGATCACCTCCTGGTACACCAGCTCTGCAGGACACTGCATGAAGGCCTGGGACatacagcacacaaacacatagctATAAATACAAAGCCTATCAAACAGTCTAGGAAGACATTGAATATacgatatacagtgctttcagaaggtactcaaaccccttgacttttcccacgttgttacagccttattctaaaattgattaaatagttttttcccctcatcaatgtagacacaataccccacaatgacaaagcaatttatttatttttactgaaatatcacatttacataagtactcagaccctttactcagtactttgttgaagcacctttggcagcgattacagcgttgagtcttcttgggtatgacgctacaagcttggcacaactgtatttggggagtttctcccattcttctctggagatcctgtcaggttggatggggagcgttgctgcacagcaattttcatgtctctccagagttgttggATCAGGTTCCAGTCCGAGCTccggctgggccaatcaaggacattcagagccttGTCCTGAAtctactcctgtgttgtcttggctgtgtgcttagggtagatgtcgtgttggaaggtgaaccttcgccccagtctgaggtcctcgacacaattctgtcttggagctctacggtcaattccttcgacctcgtggcttgggttttgcgctgacatgcactgtcatctgtgggatgttatatagacaggtgtgtgcccttccaaatcatgtccaatcaattgaatttaccacaggtggactccaatcaagttgtagaaacatctgaaggatgatcaatgggaacaggatgcaccggagctcaactTCATGtctcatatttcagtttttttaaatttcttataaatttgcaaaaatgtctaacaacctgttttcgctttgtcattatgttgtattgtgtgtaaattgctgaggcaaaatatgtatttaatccattttagaataaggctgtaacgtaacaaaatgtggaaaaagtcaaggggtctgaatactttccgaaggcatatAGCCCAATATACTAAATACTTACACCAGACAAGCCACACGTTATGAAAGCAAAGGCCATACACAAAAACGAACAGTGATGACCCTGTACCTTGAGAATGAAGGTCTTTCCATGGAAGGGGATCTCCAGTGTGTACACAGAATCTCCCATGTCCTGACAAAAGGAGAAACAACGACATATTAGCAACATCCAGTAAATCTGTCACTATTAAACCATCTTGTGTCCAACCCACAAACTAACAGTGTACAACAACAGGTAGCTAACTAAAAGCAATTGGCACACAGGTGTCACTCATCCcatggagggccaagtgtctgcgggttttttgctcctcccttgtacttgattgaccAATGAtggtcactgattagttaggaactcccctcacccggTTGTCCAGGTCTTAACTGGATACAAATTGAAAGGAATTAAcagaaacctgcagacactaggcccttcagggcggtaggtagcctagtggttagagcgttgggccagtaaccgagctgacatggtaaaaatgtgtcgttctgcccctgaacaaggcagtgttccccggtaggccgtcattgtaaataagaatttgttcttaactgacttgcctagttaaataaaggttcaaataaatgtaaaaaaaatcctggaatgagtttgacgccCCTGAACTTGAGCCCCTCACATTGTTCTTCTCAAACTTCCAGTTCTCCTCCTGGGCCAGGATCTGTTCCACCACGGCCATGGCCTCTTTACCCTGCCTCACCAGCGCCTTCTCCTGGGGGGAGACTGCCTTGCGACCCAGCCCCTCCTCATCCAGGTCCTCCTCAGACCCTGGTcatcataccacacacacacacacaggtagcatGGAGATTACAGTTAGGTAAGAGACAGCGTAAAGGtgaaacaaagagaaagagagatatggcAGACAAGGAAGATTGAGAAAGACATTGAGAATtacaagtgagagagaaagggagatgtagTGTGGTACCTGCGAGGGATTCAGGTGGAGAGTAGAACTGTCCTTCAGACACAGCGCGAGGGTAGATCATGGGAGCTCGCTCCGACGCTGCGTTCACTGCTGCTAGGTAGGCTGAGGGAGACACAGACCGTAAAGGGAGAAGTAAAAGACCacacatcttcctctcctctttgtcCATTCCATTATTGCAAATGTATCCATCTCATCATTCCATCCTACTTGTCTGTCCAATACAACCCACTTCTCCCTTCTGAGGGGATTTCCTGAGGGCCCAGACCTTATTTTGCAAAATGTGCTCTGGCAAAATGACAGAACAAACATGGTCAATGGAAACTCCCGGACCATTCAAATGTATCCATCTCTCTGTGACTCACCTCTCTCATCACCAGCCTCTATGGAGAGCACCTTGAAGTCCAGGAACCACGTCTCCAGCCACGCCACCACAAAGGATGTGATGGGCAACACGTAGCCAAAGGCATTCTGGGATAGCAGCTGTGTGAGGAATGACACGTCAGTCTGAGACAAGTGGTATATATAggccacatcccaaatggcaccctattccctatttagcacACTACATGTGACCAGGGTCCAtaagggtctggtcaaaagtaatgcactagagAGGAACGGGTGGCATTTGGTACTCTAACATACACATGTGTAGACAGCCATACTGCATTTGAATAAACACTACTACTTCTGCCATTTCCGAGACGTGACGCTGGGCAGGTATCTTGACAAAAGCAACAGTTTTGAATAAATAGCGAAGAGATTGTAGGGGTGTGTGGCTTCCGGCTGTCGACACGGCGCGTAGACACAGAGGGCAGAAAAAAGGCTTAACTCGGATCGTAATAGACTTGAATGTATAATCCCCACCATGCTGCCTACACAGTAAAGGTCAACTGCAGACAAACTGACAATATACTCATGTTCTTATTGAATAGAGAAGTGAAAATGTGAAGTGGCTCGGAACACAGACAAGTGTGGAGCTCAGTCAAAAACTGTTTCTGGTAAGAGGCGAGAGGGAGGCACTCACATTGGAGAGAATGACTTTGGCTACAAGGAAGGAGCTGGTCACTAGAGTGGTGATCTATGAGAATGAAACACTGTTAAAAACAACAGCTGGTATTGGGTGAGAGCAGTCAGCACACGCCACATATGACCATCAGTCCATCTAGGTACCAGTCTGTCGGGTCTGTCTCAAGGAGCGCTCTTACCGCAATGACCCACCAGTGCCTCAGACGCAGAGCAGCATAGCCCAACTGGAGACACAGGAAACGAAACCAGGCAAGGAGctgtggtggagaaaaaaagacaaacaaGATAAGAGTAAAACTACCAAGTTAGTTCCGTATGTGGTCATGAGAGCTGGCCATGTTGACTTAGCTTTCAATAAAGGCAAGCGTCGGCATGCGAGTAACCTTGACAGTTACGTTCAGTCAAACGTACGACTTTCT encodes:
- the LOC112068720 gene encoding stAR-related lipid transfer protein 3 isoform X2 — encoded protein: MPGGVDYGEFGGSLPAIASLNASYSTTVSLPSSHYLVVPPGEKKVISDVRRTFCLFVTFDLLFISLLWIIELNIQNSIWQSLELEVIKYSFRSSFFDIFLLAWFRFLCLQLGYAALRLRHWWVIAITTLVTSSFLVAKVILSNLLSQNAFGYVLPITSFVVAWLETWFLDFKVLSIEAGDERAYLAAVNAASERAPMIYPRAVSEGQFYSPPESLAGSEEDLDEEGLGRKAVSPQEKALVRQGKEAMAVVEQILAQEENWKFEKNNDMGDSVYTLEIPFHGKTFILKAFMQCPAELVYQEVILQPEKMAQWNRTVSGCQILQRVDDNTLVSYDIASGAAGGVVSARDFVNVRRVERKRDCYVSAGMATDHDAKPPHSRYVRGENGPGGFVVLKSSSNPSVCTFIWVLNTDLKGRLPRYLIHQSLAATMFEFMAHLRQRIRDLRSTR
- the LOC112068720 gene encoding stAR-related lipid transfer protein 3 isoform X1 translates to MVEVVRKCLFGPECQNIQEIKVDRPLSVGMPGGVDYGEFGGSLPAIASLNASYSTTVSLPSSHYLVVPPGEKKVISDVRRTFCLFVTFDLLFISLLWIIELNIQNSIWQSLELEVIKYSFRSSFFDIFLLAWFRFLCLQLGYAALRLRHWWVIAITTLVTSSFLVAKVILSNLLSQNAFGYVLPITSFVVAWLETWFLDFKVLSIEAGDERAYLAAVNAASERAPMIYPRAVSEGQFYSPPESLAGSEEDLDEEGLGRKAVSPQEKALVRQGKEAMAVVEQILAQEENWKFEKNNDMGDSVYTLEIPFHGKTFILKAFMQCPAELVYQEVILQPEKMAQWNRTVSGCQILQRVDDNTLVSYDIASGAAGGVVSARDFVNVRRVERKRDCYVSAGMATDHDAKPPHSRYVRGENGPGGFVVLKSSSNPSVCTFIWVLNTDLKGRLPRYLIHQSLAATMFEFMAHLRQRIRDLRSTR